The Vicia villosa cultivar HV-30 ecotype Madison, WI linkage group LG1, Vvil1.0, whole genome shotgun sequence genome includes a region encoding these proteins:
- the LOC131643920 gene encoding uncharacterized protein LOC131643920 isoform X1, which translates to MVETRRSSSASKRSLSSPSSSSSPRSNTKRSKVSKDVSSTANPSPLVNESGEQKIRLSDLQETASLKAVGGETENQKSASVLVSPAQCLESGGIAEKSNGLPPLARSKKRCIKSSPECAWGRLISQSSENPHLPIFEPIYTVGQCRQCNLWIKDPDVSTVLCKLSHIEHGGSSVALLEVIGSKGEVKVNGKIYGKKCRLILSGGDEVIFGFSSKQAYIFQQLHNNTSTANIPPPVSIFETQGAPIIGAQIEARPGDLSAVAGASILASFSNFNEDLSLISPPANTGTNTQQQTDASLLPAGNGDDKANVDVKHNTINNEPDGVYIEETGCPSSTTVTEDPKVDAVEVNVNVDADVGKMTAASSELRPLVCPDLDLSGKITKILEKNKELKERLKSVDTQNILASPKQQALKDSLQMKILNTENIDVSFESFPYFLSDITKNVLIASAYIHLKCNDSGKYVSDLPSLSPRILLSGPTGSEIYQETLSKALAKHFGAWLLIVDSLSLPGRTPSKEVEATKESSRPERPVFIKRSSAQAATLQHKKPTSGVDAQIIGGSAVSSQFILKQEVSTSSSKGITLKAGDRVKFVGDFPSTVSPPQVFLSRGPSYGYKGRVLIAFENNRSSKIGVRFEKPIPDGNDLGGLCESDHGFFCSANHLVLVDGSGGDDSSKVAINEIFEIASNLSKTGPLVLLIKDIEKGVPGNSEILKSKFGSLPQNVVVIGSHIQPDNRKEKTQPGSLLFTKFGGNQTALLDLAFPDNFTRLHDRSKETPKVMKQLNRLFPNKVTIQLPQDESLLADWKQQLDRDIETMKAQSNVASIRLVLNKFGLDCSDLETLCIKDETLTTESVEKIIGWAISYHFMHSSEVSTKESKPVISAESVRYGFNILQGIQDENKSTKTSLKDVVTENEFEKKLLGDVIPPTDIGVSFDDIGALENVKDTLKELVMLPLQRPELFCKGQLTKPCKGILLFGPPGTGKTMLAKAVATEAGANFINISMSSITSKWFGEGEKYVKAVFSLASKIAPSVIFVDEVDSMLGRRENPSEHEAMRKMKNEFMVNWDGLRTKDRERVLVLAATNRPFDLDEAVIRRLPRRLMVNLPDATNRAKIMRVILAKEDLAPDVDLEALASMTDGYSGSDLKNLCVTAAHCPIREILVKEKKDRSFALAENKPLPGLCSSADIRPLKMEDFKYAHEQVCASVSSDSSNMNELLQWNDLYGEGGSRKKTSLSYFM; encoded by the exons atggTTGAAACCAGACGCAGTTCATCTGCTTCCAAACGTTCTCTTtcttctccttcatcttcttcttctcctcgtTCTAACACTAAACGATCCAAG GTTTCTAAGGATGTTTCATCCACCGCTAATCCCTCACCGCTGGTCAACGAATCTGGTGAACAGAAGATACGGTTGTCTGATCTGCAAGAAACGGCGTCGTTGAAGGCTGTTGGTGGTGAGACTGAGAACCAGAAATCTGCTTCTGTTTTGGTGTCTCCTGCTCAGTGTCTAG AATCAGGTGGGATTGCGGAGAAATCCAACGGGTTGCCGCCGTTAGCTCGGTCGAAGAAACGGTGCATAAAATCGAGTCCTGAGTGTGCTTGGGGGAGGCTCATTTCTCAATCTTCTGAG AATCCTCACTTGCCCATATTTGAACCTATCTACACTGTTGGTCAATGTCGTCAATGTAATTTATGGATTAAGGATCCCGATGTTAGCACTGTTTTGTGCAAATTGAGCCACATTGAG CATGGAGGTTCATCTGTTGCATTGCTGGAAGTCATAGGGAGTAAAGGTGAAGTGAAAGTTAACGGAAAGATATACGGGAAGAAATGCCGTCTTATTTTGAGTGGAGGTGATGAAGTTATCTTTGGTTTTTCCAGCAAGCAGGCTTAT ATATTTCAGCAGCTCCATAATAATACCTCTACTGCCAATATACCTCCTCCCGTGAGCATTTTCGAAACCCAGGGTGCTCCAATAATTGGAGCGCAAATTGAAGCTAGACCTGGAGACCTGTCTGCTGTTGCTGGGGCTTCAATATTGGCctctttttctaattttaatgaAGATTTATCTCTCATTTCACCCCCTGCTAACACCGGCACGAACACGCAGCAGCAGACTGACGCTTCATTACTACCTGCTGGCAACGGGGATGATAAGGCAAATGTTGATGTGAAGCACAACACCATTAATAACGAACCAGATGGAGTTTATATTGAGGAAACTGGTTGTCCATCCTCTACCACCGTTACTGAAGATCCTAAGGTTGACGCTGTAGAAGTCAATGTCAATGTCGATGCAGATGTTGGGAAGATGACTGCTGCTTCAAGCGAATTGAGACCATTAGTCTGTCCTGATTTAGATTTAAGTGGCAAGATTACtaagattttggaaaaaaataaggaattgaaGGAACGCCTTAAAAGTGTTGATACCCAAAATATATTGGCATCACCCAAGCAACAAGCTCTTAAAGATAGTTTACAGATGAAAATTCTCAATACTGAGAATATCGATGTTTCATTTGAAAGTTTCCCATACTTTCTTAG TGACATAACAAAGAATGTTTTGATTGCTTCTGCGTACATTCATTTGAAGTGCAATGACTCTGGAAAATATGTTTCTGACCTTCCATCGTTGTCCCCACGGATATTGTTATCTGGCCCTACAG GCTCAGAAATATATCAGGAAACTCTGTCCAAGGCACTTGCAAAGCATTTTGGTGCATGGCTACTAATTGTGGACTCTCTTTCACTTCCTGGT CGAACTCCATCGAAGGAAGTTGAAGCTACTAAAGAAAGTTCAAGGCCTGAAAGACCTGTGTTTATTAAGAGAAGTAGTGCTCAGGCTGCTACATTACAACATAAGAAACCGACTTCTGGTGTTGATGCCCAAATTATAGGTGGATCCGCAGTAAGTTCACAGTTTATACTGAAGCAAGAAGTTTCTACGTCATCGTCAAAAGGCATTACTCTTAAAGCAG GTGATCGGGTGAAGTTTGTAGGTGACTTCCCTTCTACTGTCTCACCACCGCAAGTTTTTCTGTCAAG AGGACCAAGTTATGGCTACAAGGGCAGAGTTCTCATTGCTTTTGAAAACAACCGGTCTTCAAAAATTGGGGTTAGATTTGAGAAACCAATTCCAGATGGAAATGATCTTGGAGGCCTCTGCGAAAGTGATCATGGTTTCTTTTGTTCTG CCAATCATTTAGTACTGGTAGATGGCTCTGGAGGGGATGACTCTAGCAAAGTTGCTATTAATGAAATTTTTGAG ATTGCCTCTAATCTGAGTAAAACTGGACCGTTGGTGTTGTTGATTAAAGATATCGAGAAGGGTGTGCCCGGGAATTCAGAAATTTTGAAAAGTAAATTCGGAAGCTTGCCACAGAATGTTGTAGTAATTGGTTCACATATCCAACCGGACAACCGTAAGGAGAAG ACACAACCTGGAAGCCTTCTGTTCACAAAATTTGGAGGCAATCAGACAGCACTACTTGATCTTGCTTTTCCG GATAACTTTACTAGACTGCATGATAGGAGCAAAGAAACCCCCAAAGTCATGAAGCAACTCAATAGGCTTTTCCCAAACAAGGTTACAATACAGCTGCCTCAG GATGAGAGTTTACTTGCTGATTGGAAGCAACAGCTAGATCGTGACATAGAAACTATGAAAGCTCAGTCCAACGTTGCCAGCATTCGCCTA GTCCTCAACAAGTTTGGACTGGATTGCTCTGACCTTGAGACTCTTTGCATCAAAGATGAAACTCTAACAACTGAAA GCGTGGAGAAGATCATTGGTTGGGCTATAAGTTATCATTTTATGCATTCATCTGAAGTTTCTACCAAAGAATCAAAGCCTGTAATATCTGCAGAGAG CGTTCGGTATGGGTTTAACATTCTACAGGGCATTCAAGATGAAAACAAGAGCACAAAAACATCACTCAAG GACGTAGTTACTGAGAATGAGTTTGAGAAAAAACTGCTTGGTGATGTTATTCCACCAACTGATATTGGGGTCTCATTTGATGATATTGGAGCTTTAGAAAATGTGAAGGACACCTTAAAGGAATTGGTTATGCTTCCTCTTCAAAGGCCTGAATTGTTTTGCAAAGGACAACTAACTAAG CCTTGCAAGGGAATCTTACTTTTTGGCCCTCCTGGCACTGGAAAAACAATGCTTGCAAAGGCTGTAGCAACTGAAGCCGGAGCAAATTTTATTAACATTTCCATGTCTAGCATTACTTCAAAG TGGTTTGGTGAAGGAGAAAAATATGTCAAAGCAGTCTTTTCTCTTGCCAGCAAAATTGCTCCAAGCGTTATTTTTGTTGATGAG GTTGATAGTATGTTAGGGAGACGTGAAAATCCTAGTGAGCATGAGGCTATGCGTAAAATGAAGAATGAGTTTATGGTAAATTGGGATGGTCTGCGTACAAAAGATAGAGAGCGTGTGCTTGTTCTTGCTGCCACAAACAGACCTTTTGATCTAGATGAGGCTGTTATTAGGAGGCTTCCACGAAG ATTGATGGTTAATTTGCCAGATGCAACAAACAGAGCGAAAATTATGAGAGTCATTTTAGCAAAAGAAGATTTGGCGCCCGATGTTGATTTAGAGGCATTAGCAAGTATGACTGATGGATACTCCGGAAGTGACCTAAAG AATCTGTGTGTCACAGCAGCACACTGTCCGATAAGAGAGATCTTGGTGAAGGAAAAGAAG GATAGAAGCTTTGCATTGGCTGAGAACAAACCTTTACCTGGTCTGTGTAGCAGTGCCGACATTCGTCCCTTGAAGATGGAAGATTTTAAATATGCACACGAGCAG GTGTGTGCAAGCGTGTCATCAGATTCGTCAAATATGAACGAACTACTCCAATGGAATGACCTCTACGGAGAAGGTGGATCAAGGAAAAAGACATCTTTGAGCTATTTCATGTAA
- the LOC131643920 gene encoding uncharacterized protein LOC131643920 isoform X2, which yields MVETRRSSSASKRSLSSPSSSSSPRSNTKRSKVSKDVSSTANPSPLVNESGEQKIRLSDLQETASLKAVGGETENQKSASVLVSPAQCLGGIAEKSNGLPPLARSKKRCIKSSPECAWGRLISQSSENPHLPIFEPIYTVGQCRQCNLWIKDPDVSTVLCKLSHIEHGGSSVALLEVIGSKGEVKVNGKIYGKKCRLILSGGDEVIFGFSSKQAYIFQQLHNNTSTANIPPPVSIFETQGAPIIGAQIEARPGDLSAVAGASILASFSNFNEDLSLISPPANTGTNTQQQTDASLLPAGNGDDKANVDVKHNTINNEPDGVYIEETGCPSSTTVTEDPKVDAVEVNVNVDADVGKMTAASSELRPLVCPDLDLSGKITKILEKNKELKERLKSVDTQNILASPKQQALKDSLQMKILNTENIDVSFESFPYFLSDITKNVLIASAYIHLKCNDSGKYVSDLPSLSPRILLSGPTGSEIYQETLSKALAKHFGAWLLIVDSLSLPGRTPSKEVEATKESSRPERPVFIKRSSAQAATLQHKKPTSGVDAQIIGGSAVSSQFILKQEVSTSSSKGITLKAGDRVKFVGDFPSTVSPPQVFLSRGPSYGYKGRVLIAFENNRSSKIGVRFEKPIPDGNDLGGLCESDHGFFCSANHLVLVDGSGGDDSSKVAINEIFEIASNLSKTGPLVLLIKDIEKGVPGNSEILKSKFGSLPQNVVVIGSHIQPDNRKEKTQPGSLLFTKFGGNQTALLDLAFPDNFTRLHDRSKETPKVMKQLNRLFPNKVTIQLPQDESLLADWKQQLDRDIETMKAQSNVASIRLVLNKFGLDCSDLETLCIKDETLTTESVEKIIGWAISYHFMHSSEVSTKESKPVISAESVRYGFNILQGIQDENKSTKTSLKDVVTENEFEKKLLGDVIPPTDIGVSFDDIGALENVKDTLKELVMLPLQRPELFCKGQLTKPCKGILLFGPPGTGKTMLAKAVATEAGANFINISMSSITSKWFGEGEKYVKAVFSLASKIAPSVIFVDEVDSMLGRRENPSEHEAMRKMKNEFMVNWDGLRTKDRERVLVLAATNRPFDLDEAVIRRLPRRLMVNLPDATNRAKIMRVILAKEDLAPDVDLEALASMTDGYSGSDLKNLCVTAAHCPIREILVKEKKDRSFALAENKPLPGLCSSADIRPLKMEDFKYAHEQVCASVSSDSSNMNELLQWNDLYGEGGSRKKTSLSYFM from the exons atggTTGAAACCAGACGCAGTTCATCTGCTTCCAAACGTTCTCTTtcttctccttcatcttcttcttctcctcgtTCTAACACTAAACGATCCAAG GTTTCTAAGGATGTTTCATCCACCGCTAATCCCTCACCGCTGGTCAACGAATCTGGTGAACAGAAGATACGGTTGTCTGATCTGCAAGAAACGGCGTCGTTGAAGGCTGTTGGTGGTGAGACTGAGAACCAGAAATCTGCTTCTGTTTTGGTGTCTCCTGCTCAGTGTCTAG GTGGGATTGCGGAGAAATCCAACGGGTTGCCGCCGTTAGCTCGGTCGAAGAAACGGTGCATAAAATCGAGTCCTGAGTGTGCTTGGGGGAGGCTCATTTCTCAATCTTCTGAG AATCCTCACTTGCCCATATTTGAACCTATCTACACTGTTGGTCAATGTCGTCAATGTAATTTATGGATTAAGGATCCCGATGTTAGCACTGTTTTGTGCAAATTGAGCCACATTGAG CATGGAGGTTCATCTGTTGCATTGCTGGAAGTCATAGGGAGTAAAGGTGAAGTGAAAGTTAACGGAAAGATATACGGGAAGAAATGCCGTCTTATTTTGAGTGGAGGTGATGAAGTTATCTTTGGTTTTTCCAGCAAGCAGGCTTAT ATATTTCAGCAGCTCCATAATAATACCTCTACTGCCAATATACCTCCTCCCGTGAGCATTTTCGAAACCCAGGGTGCTCCAATAATTGGAGCGCAAATTGAAGCTAGACCTGGAGACCTGTCTGCTGTTGCTGGGGCTTCAATATTGGCctctttttctaattttaatgaAGATTTATCTCTCATTTCACCCCCTGCTAACACCGGCACGAACACGCAGCAGCAGACTGACGCTTCATTACTACCTGCTGGCAACGGGGATGATAAGGCAAATGTTGATGTGAAGCACAACACCATTAATAACGAACCAGATGGAGTTTATATTGAGGAAACTGGTTGTCCATCCTCTACCACCGTTACTGAAGATCCTAAGGTTGACGCTGTAGAAGTCAATGTCAATGTCGATGCAGATGTTGGGAAGATGACTGCTGCTTCAAGCGAATTGAGACCATTAGTCTGTCCTGATTTAGATTTAAGTGGCAAGATTACtaagattttggaaaaaaataaggaattgaaGGAACGCCTTAAAAGTGTTGATACCCAAAATATATTGGCATCACCCAAGCAACAAGCTCTTAAAGATAGTTTACAGATGAAAATTCTCAATACTGAGAATATCGATGTTTCATTTGAAAGTTTCCCATACTTTCTTAG TGACATAACAAAGAATGTTTTGATTGCTTCTGCGTACATTCATTTGAAGTGCAATGACTCTGGAAAATATGTTTCTGACCTTCCATCGTTGTCCCCACGGATATTGTTATCTGGCCCTACAG GCTCAGAAATATATCAGGAAACTCTGTCCAAGGCACTTGCAAAGCATTTTGGTGCATGGCTACTAATTGTGGACTCTCTTTCACTTCCTGGT CGAACTCCATCGAAGGAAGTTGAAGCTACTAAAGAAAGTTCAAGGCCTGAAAGACCTGTGTTTATTAAGAGAAGTAGTGCTCAGGCTGCTACATTACAACATAAGAAACCGACTTCTGGTGTTGATGCCCAAATTATAGGTGGATCCGCAGTAAGTTCACAGTTTATACTGAAGCAAGAAGTTTCTACGTCATCGTCAAAAGGCATTACTCTTAAAGCAG GTGATCGGGTGAAGTTTGTAGGTGACTTCCCTTCTACTGTCTCACCACCGCAAGTTTTTCTGTCAAG AGGACCAAGTTATGGCTACAAGGGCAGAGTTCTCATTGCTTTTGAAAACAACCGGTCTTCAAAAATTGGGGTTAGATTTGAGAAACCAATTCCAGATGGAAATGATCTTGGAGGCCTCTGCGAAAGTGATCATGGTTTCTTTTGTTCTG CCAATCATTTAGTACTGGTAGATGGCTCTGGAGGGGATGACTCTAGCAAAGTTGCTATTAATGAAATTTTTGAG ATTGCCTCTAATCTGAGTAAAACTGGACCGTTGGTGTTGTTGATTAAAGATATCGAGAAGGGTGTGCCCGGGAATTCAGAAATTTTGAAAAGTAAATTCGGAAGCTTGCCACAGAATGTTGTAGTAATTGGTTCACATATCCAACCGGACAACCGTAAGGAGAAG ACACAACCTGGAAGCCTTCTGTTCACAAAATTTGGAGGCAATCAGACAGCACTACTTGATCTTGCTTTTCCG GATAACTTTACTAGACTGCATGATAGGAGCAAAGAAACCCCCAAAGTCATGAAGCAACTCAATAGGCTTTTCCCAAACAAGGTTACAATACAGCTGCCTCAG GATGAGAGTTTACTTGCTGATTGGAAGCAACAGCTAGATCGTGACATAGAAACTATGAAAGCTCAGTCCAACGTTGCCAGCATTCGCCTA GTCCTCAACAAGTTTGGACTGGATTGCTCTGACCTTGAGACTCTTTGCATCAAAGATGAAACTCTAACAACTGAAA GCGTGGAGAAGATCATTGGTTGGGCTATAAGTTATCATTTTATGCATTCATCTGAAGTTTCTACCAAAGAATCAAAGCCTGTAATATCTGCAGAGAG CGTTCGGTATGGGTTTAACATTCTACAGGGCATTCAAGATGAAAACAAGAGCACAAAAACATCACTCAAG GACGTAGTTACTGAGAATGAGTTTGAGAAAAAACTGCTTGGTGATGTTATTCCACCAACTGATATTGGGGTCTCATTTGATGATATTGGAGCTTTAGAAAATGTGAAGGACACCTTAAAGGAATTGGTTATGCTTCCTCTTCAAAGGCCTGAATTGTTTTGCAAAGGACAACTAACTAAG CCTTGCAAGGGAATCTTACTTTTTGGCCCTCCTGGCACTGGAAAAACAATGCTTGCAAAGGCTGTAGCAACTGAAGCCGGAGCAAATTTTATTAACATTTCCATGTCTAGCATTACTTCAAAG TGGTTTGGTGAAGGAGAAAAATATGTCAAAGCAGTCTTTTCTCTTGCCAGCAAAATTGCTCCAAGCGTTATTTTTGTTGATGAG GTTGATAGTATGTTAGGGAGACGTGAAAATCCTAGTGAGCATGAGGCTATGCGTAAAATGAAGAATGAGTTTATGGTAAATTGGGATGGTCTGCGTACAAAAGATAGAGAGCGTGTGCTTGTTCTTGCTGCCACAAACAGACCTTTTGATCTAGATGAGGCTGTTATTAGGAGGCTTCCACGAAG ATTGATGGTTAATTTGCCAGATGCAACAAACAGAGCGAAAATTATGAGAGTCATTTTAGCAAAAGAAGATTTGGCGCCCGATGTTGATTTAGAGGCATTAGCAAGTATGACTGATGGATACTCCGGAAGTGACCTAAAG AATCTGTGTGTCACAGCAGCACACTGTCCGATAAGAGAGATCTTGGTGAAGGAAAAGAAG GATAGAAGCTTTGCATTGGCTGAGAACAAACCTTTACCTGGTCTGTGTAGCAGTGCCGACATTCGTCCCTTGAAGATGGAAGATTTTAAATATGCACACGAGCAG GTGTGTGCAAGCGTGTCATCAGATTCGTCAAATATGAACGAACTACTCCAATGGAATGACCTCTACGGAGAAGGTGGATCAAGGAAAAAGACATCTTTGAGCTATTTCATGTAA
- the LOC131643921 gene encoding DNA mismatch repair protein PMS1, with translation MPTESKIIKPIAKGIVHRICSGQVILDLSSAVKELVENSLDAGATSIEISLKDFGEEWFQVIDNGFGISPNSFKVLALKHHTSKLSEFHDLQSLTTFGFRGEALSSLCALGNLTIETRTANEQVATLLTFNHSGALAAEKKTARQVGTTVTVKKLFSNLPVRSKEFKRNIRKEYGKLVSLLNAYAVIAKGVRFGCTNTTGKNAKSVVLKTQGNDSLKDNIITVLGMNTFNCLEPMTLCISESCKVDGFLSKPGLGNGRNLGDRQYFFVNGRPVDMPKVGKLVNELYRSANSKQYPIAILNFSVPTKVYDVNVTPDKRKIFFSEETSLLQALREGLQQIYSPDNASYAVNEFMQPVVKENCFESCSSQKKSPVVTKPSSLNDTIPCEERSTECETGSISRDKNNADCNDDSKSHYEQKEKHITDSKDASESDDDDLFSEERLIRENVGGSIGQEFTLRVHKSLKGDTSGRKPASAHSAWRNQATRVSKTYESGGSISQYSSDSSRHVQSTLNNFVSVSKRKHGDIITALSEVPVLRNQAPHHQLKTADTETNDLITRSYLHLDQINETSKPSQTEISQQLNPDSINHKSVNSPSFRDGSTDGETGMKLYQENTTQLADTATITPSSNDLISTKEHVLVSDSPIRPSPLRLDSPKSSGQKIFSNMQFSFQDLKSRREKTFSLMQPRNNRNGKYNGISHYTAATLELSQPEIEQQKERYLAAAATELERLFKKEDFSRMKVIGQFNLGFIIGKLDQDLFIVDQHAADEKYNFECLSQSTILNQQPLLRPIKLELSPEEEIVASIHMDIIRKNGFTLEEDLNEPPGCRYKLKSVPYSKNTMFGVEDVKDLISTLSDGDGHGECSIIGSYKQDSTDSVCPPRVRAMLASRACRSSIMIGDALGRNEMQKILEHLAELKSPWNCPHGRPTMRHLVDLTKVHKRSELTMQM, from the exons ATGCCGACCGAATCGAAAATCATCAAACCCATCGCTAAGGGAATCGTCCACAGAATATGTTCCGGTCAAGTCATCCTTGACCTATCCTCCGCGGTTAAAGAACTCGTCGAAAATAGCTTAGACGCCGGCGCCACCAGCATCGAAATCTCTCTCAAAGACTTCGGCGAAGAATGGTTTCAAGTCATCGATAACGGTTTCGGCATTTCACCAAACAGTTTCAAG GTTCTTGCACTCAAGCATCATACTTCAAAATTATCGGAATTTCATGATCTTCAGTCTCTTACTACTTTTGGCTTTAGAGGAGAGGCACTGAGTTCTCTTTGTGCTCTTGGAAACTTGACAATTGAAACCAGAACTGCGAACGAACAGGTTGCTACGCTCTTGACATTTAACCATTCTGGTGCTCTGGCGGCTGAAAAGAAAACAGCGCGGCAAGTTGGAACGACTGTCACTGTTAAAAAGCTCTTCTCCAATCTTCCGGTGCGAAGCAAAGAGTTTAAGCGGAATATTCGTAAGGAATATGGGAAGTTGGTTTCTCTATTGAAT GCATATGCCGTTATTGCAAAAGGTGTTCGATTCGGCTGTACTAATACTACTGGCAAAAATGCAAAGTCTGTGGTACTTAAAACACAAGGAAATGATTCTCTAAAAGATAACATCATAACAGTGCTTGGCATGAACACGTTCAACTGCTTGGAACCGATGACATTATGTATATCTGAGAGTTGCAAAGTTGATGGTTTTCTTTCCAAGCCTGGACTGGGTAATGGAAGGAACTTGGGGGATAGGCAGTATTTTTTTGTAAATGGTAGACCCGTGGATATGCCAAAAGTTGGTAAACTTGTGAATGAGTTGTATAGAAGTGCAAACTCGAAACAGTATCCCATTGCCATCTTGAATTTTTCAGTTCCGACAAAAGTGTATGATGTCAATGTGACTCCTGATAagaggaaaatatttttttctgaagaAACTTCTTTGTTGCAAGCCCTTAGAGAGGGCTTACAACAGATATATTCTCCCGATAACGCCTCTTATGCCGTCAATGAATTTATGCAGCCTGTAGTAAAAGAAAACTGCTTTGAATCGTGTTCCTCTCAAAAGAAGTCTCCTGTTGTAACAAAACCATCATCCCTAAATGACACTATTCCTTGCGAAGAGCGTTCTACTGAGTGCGAAACTGGTAGTATTTCTCGGGATAAAAATAATGCTGACTGCAACGATGATAGTAAATCTCACTACGAGCAAAAGGAGAAACACATCACTGATTCTAAAGATGCTTCTGAATCTGATGACGACGATCTATTCTCAGAAGAAAGATTGATTCGAGAGAATGTTGGGGGTTCAATAGGCCAGGAGTTCACACTCAGAGTGCACAAATCTTTAAAGGGTGATACCAGTGGAAGAAAGCCAGCATCTGCGCACAGTGCTTGGCGCAATCAAGCTACCcgggtctcaaagacttatgagAGTGGGGGCTCTATCAGTCAATATTCATCTGATTCATCAAGACATGTTCAGTCAACTCTTAACAATTTTGTTTCTGTGAGTAAAAGAAAACATGGTGACATCATTACAGCCTTATCTGAAGTGCCTGTCCTTAGAAATCAAGCTCCACATCATCAGTTGAAGACTGCGGATACTGAAACTAATGACTTGATAACAAGATCATATCTTCATTTGGACCAAATCAATGAAACTTCTAAGCCGAGTCAGACTGAAATTTCGCAGCAACTTAATCCTGATAGCATCAACCACAAAAGTGTGAATTCTCCATCTTTTAGAGATGGTTCTACTGACGGAGAAACCGGCATG AAACTGTATCAAGAGAATACAACACAGCTAGCTGATACAGCAACAATTACACCATCTAGCAACGATCTGATCAGTACTAAAGAGCATGTTTTGGTCTCAGACTCTCCAATTCGTCCATCGCCTCTACGATTAGATTCTCCCAAGTCTTCTGGTCAGAAGATATTCTCGAACATGCAATTTTCTTTTCAGGACCTTAAGAGTAGGAGAGAGAAGACTTTTTCTTTGATGCAACCCAGAAATAACAGAAACGGAAAATATAATGGCATAAG TCACTATACGGCTGCAACTCTGGAGCTTTCACAGCCAGAAATTGAACAGCAGAAAGAAAGGTATTTGGCAGCAGCAGCTACCGAACTGGAAAGATTGTTCAAGAAGGAAGACTTCAGCAGAATGAAG GTGATTGGACAATTCAATCTTGGATTTATCATTGGTAAATTGGATCAAGATTTATTCATTGTGGATCAG CATGCTGCTGACGAGAAATACAATTTTGAGTGTCTGTCCCAATCAACCATATTGAACCAACAGCCTCTACTTAG GCCAATAAAATTAGAGTTATCCCCTGAGGAAGAAATAGTTGCTTCGATTCACATGGACATAATCAG GAAGAATGGGTTTACTCTGGAAGAGGATCTAAATGAACCACCTGGATGCCGTTATAAATTAAAATCTGTCCCCTACAGTAAAAACACTATGTTTGGAGTTGAAG ATGTTAAGGATCTGATCTCAACCCTATCTGATGGTGATGGTCATGGCGAATGTTCCATAATTGGTAGTTATAAACAAGATTCCACAGATTCAGTTTGCCCTCCAAGAGTTCGTGCAATGTTGGCATCTCGAGCATGTCGTTCATCAATTATGATTGGTGATGCACTTGGAAGAAATGAAATGCAGAAG ATACTTGAGCATTTGGCGGAGCTGAAATCCCCATGGAATTGTCCCCATGGCAGGCCGACCATGCGCCATTTAGTTGACTTGACCAAAGTTCACAAGAGGTCAGAGTTAACAATGCAGATGTAA